Part of the Maridesulfovibrio sp. genome, ACTGCCTTGCCAGCAGAAAAAGTCTGGCCAAGATCAGTTCAACTCCGGGTAAAACCCGCAGTCTCAACTATTACGAAGTCAGCCCGCACGGCTACTATATTGTAGACCTTCCCGGTTATGGATACGCCCGCTGCTCAAAGACCGAGCGCGCCAAATGGGCCAAACTGATTGATAAATACCTGCTTGATAACGCTTACGTAGCTGCTGCTGCAGTCCTGCTGGACAGCCGCCACAGCCCGCAGCAAAATGATCTTGATCTCATTTCGTATTTCAAGCACTGCAACATTCCCATTCTTCCGATCATGACCAAATCGGATAAGACCAAGCAGAAAGACCGTTCTAAGGTACAGAAGCAATGGGAAGAGATCCTCAAGATCAAGCCTATCTGTGTTTCCAGTAAGACCGGTATGAACCGCACAAAGCTCTGGAATCTGCTGGACATTACCGCGATTCCCGAACTGGCTGAGATTGAGGAAGAATCTGAATAAAAAACGCCGCAGATATTTTTATCAGCAGTCTAAGGGCATTTCATCATTTTATTAATGATGAAATGCCCTTTTTAATTACCTAGCTTTAAACTTGGTCAAATACTTCCCGAAATGTTCAGGGACAAACACCCATGCGATGCGTCCCAAAGCCAGCGAACTAACCAGAATATTCCCCAGCCATGCCGCAATAATAGGCGGCAAGGCCCCGGTATCCCCAGCAGAAGCACCAATCATGAACAGGGCATAATAGGTAAAAATAATGGCCAGTCCCAATCCGATGTTCAGATATATATTTTCGGTAATTGTCACCAAAGCCAATGATACAAGTGCCATGGTCAAAAGAGAGAAGGCATAGGCCCACTTGGAATGCCATGCAGTAATCAGCCGGTCCACGCTGGAACCAGAAAGTTTGAGCTGTTCAATGACCTGATCAAGCTGCCAGAGCGGCAACTGGGCCGGATCAATATCCGGGTCAACAACCTTAAACACGTTCAGATTCAGCTTGATAGGCATGGTAAAAATAGGATGTTTCTGCGAAGCAAACTTATCCGGGCTAAGCTCTACAGCATTTTCCAGCTTCCAGCCATACTTGCTGCTGACCTCGGCACTCTCAGAGGTAATAACCCGTTTGATTCCGCCATTACCTTCAGCAAACTCATAAACGGTAATGTCTTTAGCCCGGTTCCCGAAAGGCATAACCTCCTTGGCCTCGACCACGAAACGCCCTTCCTTGAGCCAGATATTTTTCAACACCCGCTTATCAAGCATACTTTTACGCACATCTTCTTTCCAGATGCGGTAGGCCTCCTGCTCACCGTAAACTCCTATAACCTGTGAAAAAAGCATCTGCCCAAAAGACCAGATCACGGCATAGATTACAAAGAATTTCAGGAACCAGATGAGCGATAATCCTCCCGTACGTAAAGCAAGAAGCTCCTTGTTCCGGGCCATAACGCACAGCTGAACGATCATGGAGATGAGGAAAACTGCAGGCAGAATCTGGGAAAAGATGAGCGGCATCTTGACCAGAAAATACTTAAGAATGGTACCCACCCCCAGTCCGGCCTCAATGAAATCATCCAGACGGTCAAAGAGGTCTGAAAGCAGATAGATACCTGTTCCAACCCCAAGGCAAACGCACATGAGGAAGATATTCTGCTTCAAAACATACGACGCAAGGTATCCGGGAAGAAGTCTGCGAATCATGCTTCTTTCCTCCTGAACTTTTTCAGGAACGGAATCCTGATACTGAATGAATGCTCCATAACCGCCATCTTAAGCAGAACCACTGAAATTACGGCAAATGTCATATTCGGCAACCAAAGTCCGATCACCGGAGTAAGCACACCGCTCTCCCCGAAAGTAACCCCGAGAGAAAGCATGGTATAATAAACAAGAAATAACCCCATGGAGATGATCAAGCCATATTGCTGCTTTAATCCTTTGAAAATACAGGCAATTGGAACAGCAAACATACCAAGTACAAGACAAGCCACAGGCAGGGCCAGTCTTTTTTGAACCTCTACTTGAACTTTTTTAAAGAAACTGGGATCAATCTCTCCGGCACGGTCCCCTGCGCGACTGATGCGGACCAATTTTTCCCAAGACATTTCCTTGGGCCGCAATTCATCCACATCATACCCTTTTAAAATATTGGCAAGGGGAATACGGACGTCATAGTTCTTAAATTTCAGGACACTAAGTTGGTCTCTTTCCTGCTGATAGATTCTACCGTTTTCAAGATGAATAAGCAGGCGCCCCATTTTAGGATCTGTGCGGATTTCACCCAGAGGAGCCACGATAGTCGCGGTCATTCCCTTACGGGTGTTATCGCGTACGAACACAGAGCGCATGATGCCGCTTTTTTCATCAACTGTGTCAGCATAGAAGACAAGCCCCGGAAAATTTTTGTTAAAAACTCCGGGCTGGATTGCCAACTGACTCTGGGTACGGGCAAATTCCATGAGGGCGTTACGAAAATTCTCCGTACCCCACGAAAGTCCGTAGAGTGAAAAATAAAAATCCGCCCCGGTACAGAGCAGACAGAATATGATCGGAGCAGGTAATAACCTGTAGAGACTCAAACCGCCGGATTTAAGTGCGGTAATCTCATTATCCGCATTCATTCTCAAAAAAGTGAGAAAGATCGAGAGCATAGTCGCGATCGGAGTAAGCATCAGCAGAAAAAAAGGACACAGGTACATGAAAAGTTTAGCCATTTCCAATGCACCAAGACTCTGCCCCATGAACAGGTCCCTGAACTGGAGCAGTCTGCCGATGAGGATCAACCCCATGAAACCCGAAAGACTCAGAGTAAAGATGGATATGAGTTCTTTAAAAATATTGCGATGAAGAAGCTTCAATTTAGTTCCCGCAAATATGCAGACAAAATAAGTTAATCACAAAAATAACGCAGACTTGGTTACAGTCCACTTAGGAGAATCAAAATGAGGGTCAGACTTAACAGTCCGGAACTTCGCCATTGTTTTCAGCGTAAAAACGTTCCATGAACTCCATGTCCTTGGGAGACAGGTTGAATCTCATGGCCGCCTCTTCAAGCAGTGATTTCAGCGGTTTTCCAGTCTCAGAATGTTGCTCGGAAATCCATTTAATAGCTTTTCTGGTCAATTCACATGGAGGCACAACAGTAGTCATATATTTAATCCTTGGTTAAAGACGTAATTGATTAATATATATCAGTACACCAGCTTGCCGCCCCTTGCAACTTTGTGCAGGCTGGCTTACCCAATGCAGGTAACTTGAATTATAGACCGGAATTTCCGGCAATCATAAAGGAATACCAATGACATCTCTATTTACTGCCGCCATACTCGGCATCGTGGAAGGACTTACTGAATTTCTGCCGGTATCAAGTACCGGACACCTGATCATAACAGGACACCTGCTCGGTTTCACCGGAGAAAAAGCCGCTTCATTTGAAGTTGCCATCCAGCTCGGCGCAATTCTCGCTGTGGTTGTTCTTTACTGGCCTCGCTTCTGGGGATTACTTTTCCCCAAACCGGGACAACGATTTTCCGGCATTCGCGGACTCTACCTGCTTTTTTTGACCAGCCTTCCCGCATCCGTAATGGGATTGCTGGCTCACGATTTCATCAAACAGCACCTCTTTAACCCGTATACTGTTGCATGGGCACTGGGCGTAGGCGCAATCATGATCTTAATTGTTGAGAAAAGAGACATCCGCCCTTCCTGTTACACTCTGGACGAAGTAACCCCGAAACTGGCTTTTGGCATCGGCTGTTTCCAATGTCTTGCTCTCTGGCCCGGATTTTCCCGCTCTGCCGCGACAATTATGGGCGGTATGCTTCTCGGTGCGAAACGCAAAATTGCTGCGGAATACTCCTTTATTGCCGCTGTACCTATCATGTTTGCAGCTACCGGATATGACATGCTCAAAAGCTACAAACTTTTTACCATGGCTGATATGCCCTTTCTGGCGATCGGATTTATTGTCTCGTTTCTTTCAGCATGGGCAGCGGTAAAAGGATTCATATACCTGCTGGGTAAATTGACCCTGCGCCCCTTTGCTTATTACCGGCTGGCGCTTGCTCCTCTGATCCTCTTCTTCTGGAGTTAAAAAGAGCTAACTAGGCGTCAATTTGGATTATTTTTAAAAAAATTTAAAAAAAGTTCATTTTTTACTTGCCAAGCTCACGCAGAGTGTATAGTTACTCTCCTCGTTGGACGGGAAGTTCAACACCACAAACGTGGCGAGGTAGCTCAGATGGTTAGAGCATGCGGCTCATATCCGCAGTGTCGGGGGTTCAATTCCCTCCCTCGCTACCACGGAAATTTCAAGGCCCTGCAAAATTTGCAGGGCCTTTTCTTTATTAAAAGCCGATAAAACAACATATAATTATTATACCGAAATTTTTATCATTTTTTACTTGCCAAGCGGATCAAGAGTGTATAAACACTGTCCTCGTTGGACGGGAAGTTCAACACCACAAACGTGGCGAGGTAGCTCAGATGGTTAGAGCATGCGGCTCATATCCGCAGTGTCGGGGGTTCAATTCCCTCCCTCGCTACCACGAAAATCTTTAGGCCCTGCAGAACTATGCAGGGCCTTTTCTTTTACCCTTCGTCCCAAGCTCCTATTATTAGTTCACTCCCGTTATTTCCAAGTACCGTCATTTCTGTTATTTATTTGGGTAAGCTTCATACTCAACATAGGATTTGTGCTTTGAAAAAAAATTTCCCAACAGACCAAACATCATTCTTAAGCAAATTTGCTAGTTATCTCCTTATTTTTTTAGTGAGCACCCTACTTTGTTGCGCACCAAATACGGTTTCTGCAAAGAAACTTGATGAGGTAACTCTGCAGCTTAAGTGGTTTCATCAGTTCCAGTTTGCCGGATACTATGCCGCTCTTGAAAAAGGATTCTACGAAGAAGAAGGGCTCGATGTAAAAATCGTAGAACGCGACCTGCGCCACAATCCTATCGATCAGGTTCTTAATGGCGAAGCCGACTTCGGAATCAGTAATTCAGAAATCTTGCTTCATTATTTAAGCGGCGAAGACGTAGTTTTGCTTGCCTCCGTGTTCCAACATTCTCCCCTTGTTTTCATTTCAAAAACACAACCTTTAGTTCACTCTGCACAGGATTTAAAAGATAAAAATGTGCTTATGAGTTCAGCATCTCAAGACATAGAGCTGAAGGTTATGATGGAACGAAACGGAGTTTCGTTAAATGACGTAAAGCTTATAGACCGTTTTGCCACCCCTGAAGACTATTTTGACCCATCAATTGATATTATCGCAGCATACATCACAAACCAGCCCTATTACCTGAAAAAAGAGAATATTCCGTATTCAATAATCTACCCCTACACCCATGGAGTTGATTTTTATGGAGACACCCTTTTCACTTCCCGTTCCCAAATTCAAAAGTACCCGGAACGGGTCAGCAAATTTGTCCGAGCCAGCCTGAAAGGATGGCAATACGCACTAGAACACCCAGATGAACTGGTAGACATTATTTCCGAAAAATTCGGTTCATTAAAAACTGAAGAACATCTCAAATATGAAGCAGACACAATCAGAACCCTGATTCTGCCAAATCTTGTACGTATAGGGCACAGCAACCCAGTACGATGGGAGCAAATAGGAGCTGAATTTAAAAAGCAGGGAATGATTGACCAAACTAAGGATCTTTCAGATTTCTTTTACAACCCGGCAGAAGGAAAAGTAACCATCAGGGAAGAAACCGCATTTCTCGCCGCAGAGATCTTTGCAACCATCATGATTGTTCTGCTTGCCTCCATCTTCGTTGCCGGCAAATTCAAACAGGAAATTAACAACCGCCAAGAAATTGAAGAAAAGCTCAAAAAAAATGAGAAATACTATCGAAGCCTTTTTGATAATACAGGGGCGGCAACGGTCATGATCGACCAAGAACATACAATCATAAAATGTAACGAAAATTTTGCTCAGCTATGCGGGGCCACAGTTGAGGAAATCGAAGACAAACGCAAGTGGACAGATTTCATAGCACCGGAAGAATATGAACGAATGACAAGTTATGCCTCAGCAAGATTTTCTACAAATCAATCGCCACCTAAGTCTTATGATTTCAAATTTCTGCGGGCAAATGGAGAAATAAGAAATGTTCACGTTGATGTAGGAATAATTGAAGGAAGCACAGATTGTGTTGCATCTATAATCGACATGACTGAAAAGGTGAAAACACAGGAACTGCTTATTCAAACAGAAAAGATGGTTTCTGTCGGCGGGCTGGCCGCCGGCATGGCCCACGAGATTAACAATCCATTGGCCGGTATACTTCAGGCTGTACAAAACATCTATCGCAGAACCTCTCCAGGTGTTCCGGCAAACACAGCTGTTGCAGAAAAAATAGGCTGCTCATGCGAACAGATTCAAAGTTACCTTGAAGAACGGGGAATCATTAGAATGCTGGACGGCATTCATTCCTCCGGAGAACGTGCTGCCAATATTGTGCATACCATGCTCAACTTTACCCGCCGCAACGATAACGGCATGACGGTCTGCAATCTCAACAAACTCTTTGATGATATCATGAACATCATCACTTGCGATTATGATCTCAAAAAGAAATACGACTTTAAACACACCAAGATTATAAGGGATTACCAAGAGAATCTCGGCGAAATTAACTGTCTGCGTATAGAAATTGAACAGGTGCTGCTGAATCTTGTCAAAAACGCAGCCTATGCTACCAACGAAATTTCAGATATACGAACCCCGACTATCACACTCAGGACCAGAATGGATGACAAATTCATCACTGCCGAAGTGGAAGATAACGGTCCGGGCATGAGCCCTGAAGTGAAACGGCGAGTATTTGAACCGTTTTTCACCACTAAATCACCCGGAGTTGGAACCGGGCTTGGACTTTCCGTCTCATATTTTATAATAACCCAGAACCACAAAGGTACATTTGATATTAAGACCGAAATCGGAAAAGGAACAAAATTCACCATAAAATTACCCATTGTGTGACAACTATCATGAATAAAAAAATATTTTTTATATTACTGGCTGTACTGATGCTGGCTTGCCCGGCTTGTGCTAAAAAACCTGTTTTATACCCAAATGAACAGTACAAAGAGGCAGGAGAAGCAAAAGTTTCGGAAGACATCGCCTACTGCATGGAGTTTGCTGAAAAAAGTGTCGGCAATACATCCAAGGCAAAGACTTCGGTAAAAACCGGAGTTCAGGGAGGCTTGATCGGCGGCGCTGTCGGCCTTGGGATCGGCATAGTGACAGGAAGTCCCGGAACTTCTGCCTTAGCCGGTGCTGCAGGCGGTGCTGCCGGAGGAGCTGTAGGCGGTGCAATGCAGGAAAATCCTGATCCCCTGTATAGAAAATTCGTCGAACGCTGTCTCAGGGAAAAAGGCTACGAAACAATGGGCTGGAAATAACTACGGTCCTTAAAAGCCGTCATGAATGGGGATATATTTAAGCATAATCTTTTTATATATCCCTTCTTTTTTCATCTTTTTTAACTCAGAACTGACTTTCTCAAATGCCTCGGGATCTTTCTGCCGTGAAAAAGCAAGGTAAGTGTCCGATTTGGAATAGACTAACGGCAACCCGGTCTTCGGATCCAATATAGCCTCTATTTTCCCCAGCAGACCGTTATCATTTAAGAAACTCAACGCAGGATAATAATCGGCAAAAAAGAAATCTATTCTACCCAGCAGCAACTTCTTGGTATTAAGATCTATATTAGGAACTTCTTCAATGCGTTTGAATAAATTATCTTTCAAGGCCTTATCTACTTTCGCTCCATAGTAAAAAGCTCGCCCGACGCCACCTATATATTTATCCGCACCTGCAAAATCTGGCGAAAAGAACGTATCCGTTCCGACGCGACGCAAAGCAA contains:
- a CDS encoding undecaprenyl-diphosphate phosphatase; this encodes MTSLFTAAILGIVEGLTEFLPVSSTGHLIITGHLLGFTGEKAASFEVAIQLGAILAVVVLYWPRFWGLLFPKPGQRFSGIRGLYLLFLTSLPASVMGLLAHDFIKQHLFNPYTVAWALGVGAIMILIVEKRDIRPSCYTLDEVTPKLAFGIGCFQCLALWPGFSRSAATIMGGMLLGAKRKIAAEYSFIAAVPIMFAATGYDMLKSYKLFTMADMPFLAIGFIVSFLSAWAAVKGFIYLLGKLTLRPFAYYRLALAPLILFFWS
- a CDS encoding ABC transporter substrate-binding protein, whose translation is MSTLLCCAPNTVSAKKLDEVTLQLKWFHQFQFAGYYAALEKGFYEEEGLDVKIVERDLRHNPIDQVLNGEADFGISNSEILLHYLSGEDVVLLASVFQHSPLVFISKTQPLVHSAQDLKDKNVLMSSASQDIELKVMMERNGVSLNDVKLIDRFATPEDYFDPSIDIIAAYITNQPYYLKKENIPYSIIYPYTHGVDFYGDTLFTSRSQIQKYPERVSKFVRASLKGWQYALEHPDELVDIISEKFGSLKTEEHLKYEADTIRTLILPNLVRIGHSNPVRWEQIGAEFKKQGMIDQTKDLSDFFYNPAEGKVTIREETAFLAAEIFATIMIVLLASIFVAGKFKQEINNRQEIEEKLKKNEKYYRSLFDNTGAATVMIDQEHTIIKCNENFAQLCGATVEEIEDKRKWTDFIAPEEYERMTSYASARFSTNQSPPKSYDFKFLRANGEIRNVHVDVGIIEGSTDCVASIIDMTEKVKTQELLIQTEKMVSVGGLAAGMAHEINNPLAGILQAVQNIYRRTSPGVPANTAVAEKIGCSCEQIQSYLEERGIIRMLDGIHSSGERAANIVHTMLNFTRRNDNGMTVCNLNKLFDDIMNIITCDYDLKKKYDFKHTKIIRDYQENLGEINCLRIEIEQVLLNLVKNAAYATNEISDIRTPTITLRTRMDDKFITAEVEDNGPGMSPEVKRRVFEPFFTTKSPGVGTGLGLSVSYFIITQNHKGTFDIKTEIGKGTKFTIKLPIV
- a CDS encoding transporter substrate-binding domain-containing protein, whose amino-acid sequence is MNLLLLIYSRDLKEVEVVVLRFCLFVFFVSLLFPPVLNAKSLVLVTLDTPPQTYLENGKPTGFLVEIVSAAVKRAGYTPDIRIVPWKRAMAMARKGTADAVFNAGFNEKRNEFLRFSDTVLITEKVVALRRVGTDTFFSPDFAGADKYIGGVGRAFYYGAKVDKALKDNLFKRIEEVPNIDLNTKKLLLGRIDFFFADYYPALSFLNDNGLLGKIEAILDPKTGLPLVYSKSDTYLAFSRQKDPEAFEKVSSELKKMKKEGIYKKIMLKYIPIHDGF
- a CDS encoding LptF/LptG family permease; translation: MIRRLLPGYLASYVLKQNIFLMCVCLGVGTGIYLLSDLFDRLDDFIEAGLGVGTILKYFLVKMPLIFSQILPAVFLISMIVQLCVMARNKELLALRTGGLSLIWFLKFFVIYAVIWSFGQMLFSQVIGVYGEQEAYRIWKEDVRKSMLDKRVLKNIWLKEGRFVVEAKEVMPFGNRAKDITVYEFAEGNGGIKRVITSESAEVSSKYGWKLENAVELSPDKFASQKHPIFTMPIKLNLNVFKVVDPDIDPAQLPLWQLDQVIEQLKLSGSSVDRLITAWHSKWAYAFSLLTMALVSLALVTITENIYLNIGLGLAIIFTYYALFMIGASAGDTGALPPIIAAWLGNILVSSLALGRIAWVFVPEHFGKYLTKFKAR
- the yihA gene encoding ribosome biogenesis GTP-binding protein YihA/YsxC, with product MDNTLTLINTIYEINQLEEIAAPQIILAGRSNVGKSSLINCLASRKSLAKISSTPGKTRSLNYYEVSPHGYYIVDLPGYGYARCSKTERAKWAKLIDKYLLDNAYVAAAAVLLDSRHSPQQNDLDLISYFKHCNIPILPIMTKSDKTKQKDRSKVQKQWEEILKIKPICVSSKTGMNRTKLWNLLDITAIPELAEIEEESE
- the lptF gene encoding LPS export ABC transporter permease LptF yields the protein MKLLHRNIFKELISIFTLSLSGFMGLILIGRLLQFRDLFMGQSLGALEMAKLFMYLCPFFLLMLTPIATMLSIFLTFLRMNADNEITALKSGGLSLYRLLPAPIIFCLLCTGADFYFSLYGLSWGTENFRNALMEFARTQSQLAIQPGVFNKNFPGLVFYADTVDEKSGIMRSVFVRDNTRKGMTATIVAPLGEIRTDPKMGRLLIHLENGRIYQQERDQLSVLKFKNYDVRIPLANILKGYDVDELRPKEMSWEKLVRISRAGDRAGEIDPSFFKKVQVEVQKRLALPVACLVLGMFAVPIACIFKGLKQQYGLIISMGLFLVYYTMLSLGVTFGESGVLTPVIGLWLPNMTFAVISVVLLKMAVMEHSFSIRIPFLKKFRRKEA